In Gimesia chilikensis, the genomic window GGGTATCCTGGACGAAGACTTCGATCCTTCCACTTTCGGTGTGTACCTCGGTGCCGGCGAAGGTCAGCAGGACTTTTACCAGTTCATGAAACTGATCGCCCAGGCCCAGAATGACGGACACGTCGACCTGGAGAAATTCACCAAAGCCGGTCTGGAACAGCTGAATCCGCTGTTCGAACTGGAACAGGAACCCAACATGCCCGCCGGTCACCTGGCGAGCCTGTTCAACGCTCAGGGTCCGAACCTCAACTGTCTGACCGCGTGTGCCGCTTCCAGCCAGGCGATTGGCGAAGCCTCGGAACTGATCCGTCGTGGCGATGTTGATATCATGCTTTCGGGTGGTGCCCACAGCATGATTCACCCCTTCGGCGTTACCGGGTTCAGCCTGTTGACCGCCCTTTCAACGCACAATGAAGATCCTTCCAAGGCATCGCGTCCTTTCGACCGCAACCGCGATGGTTTCGTGTTAGGCGAAGGTGCAGGTATGATGATTCTGGAAGACCTCGAACGGGCCCAGAAACGGGGCGCCAAGATTTATGGCGAACTGGTTGGCTATGGTTCCAGTGCCGATGCTTACCGCGTGACCGACATTCATCCTGAAGGTCGCGGGGCGATCAAATGTATCAAAATGGCAATGAGCCACGCCCAGCTCAATCCCGAAGACATTCACTACATCAACGCTCACGGAACAAGTACTGCGGTCAACGATAAAGTGGAAACCCGGGCCATCAAAGGCGCCTTGGGTGACACCGCTTACAAGGTTCCTGTTTCCAGCATCAAGAGTATGATGGGCCACCTGATCGCCGCAGCAGGCAGCGTGGAAGCGATCACCTGCCTGATGGCAATTCGTGACAACGTCGTGCCACCCACGATCAACTACGAAACCCCCGATCCGGATTGCGACCTGGATTACATTCCCAACGAAGCCCGCCAGCAGAATGTCACGTCAGCACTCTCCAACAGCTTTGGATTCGGCGGTCAGAACATCTCTCTGATCTTTTCTGAATTCAATGGCTAGACCGCTGCTGATCTGTACGGGTTATTTCACAATATCCCGTAAACCGTCCAGATTGACAGAGACGCTCAGACAAAAACTGATTACACTGTAAGCAGCCCCAGGATCTCCCCCAGTGAGAGACCTGTGGGCGGTGCGTCATCAAGATTTCAACAACGTATGATCATCGTCGCTGCTGCAGGCTTAGGCAGCGACTTCGCTTCCAGGGAGACGGTAGTGAATTGGTTGTTCTGGTGCCTGCTGATACTGATCGGCATCGAGTTAATCATCCAATATTGTATCATCCGGGCTGCTTACCCCGTTCTCTATGCGCCCCTGCCAGATCGTTTTCAGCTGGCTGGAACGCTTAATACTCTACCTGACAAAGACTCCGGGATTCAAATTGAGTCCGTCTCCTTTCCTTCCGTCGACGGCCTGACACTGCGAGGTCTGCTGGCACTTCCGGCGCAATCCCCACCGCGGGGGGTCATTCTGTTCTGCCACCCATTTCGGCTGTCGGGACAGATCGGACTCTACCAGTGTCGCGGCTTACTGGATGCGGGCTTCGCCGTGTTTACGTTTGATTTTCGCAATCATGGCAAAAGCGATCAGGACCCGAATTACAATTCCGTGCACTGGCTGTCAGAACACGAACTCAACGACACCCGCGCAGCCATCAGATATCTCCGCCAGCATGCGGAACTGAAAGAACTTCCTCTCGGCTTGCTGGGAATGTGTCGTGGCGCAGCAGCAGCCCTCTCAGTTGCGACCAGAAAACCCGAAATCCAGTACATTGCCTGCGAAGGCGCGTTTATCAACGAATCCCTGTTCCTCGATCATGCGATTCGCTGGGGAGAACGTTTTCTACCACGCCTGTTTATTCAGCTGGTCCCAACGTGGGAGGTGACCCGGGCGTTTCGCATTATGGTCTGGTTCACTCAACGGCGACAGGGGTGTCGCTTCGTTAATCTCAAGCCCCTGCTCCGTAACCTGGAAAACAGAAAACTGCTGTTCTTCGTCGGAGAGAAAGATCAGAGTGTCGTGCCCTGCATGTCAGAGCAGATCATCGGCCGCATTCATCACTCTGAGACCTCGTTATGCTCACTCCCGGGTGCAGTGCACAACGCCGGCCGCTTCGCTCAACAGGAACTTTACGATCAACGGCTCGTGGAGTTCTTCTCACAGATGGTTGAAACGCAGGAGAAAACTGCCTCTGACGCTGCTGATCCTGATGTGAAATCTGAGTCTGCACTCGTCTCACACCAGTGAACCGGGGCAATTCTGCAACCAAAACAGTGGCAGATCACCTGTGGTGCGAGCCTCATTCTTTATGCATCTCTGCCTATTTGACAGAGATTAATTGTGTTCTCCCCGGAAAATTAACAGTTGAAAACTCTGTCATGGAAATACAATAATCATATAACCACCTTTGATGTAAGAACTTAACAACACACTCCTGAATACAACCGACATTGGTATCTGATTTGCTAATGTTTTCACTGTCGAATCACTATTTGCCCCATCCCGATTTTGAGATAGGGTTAGCATAAATCTCCCCCGACAATGGGGCTCTGTCTTTCCGGTGAGCTGTGTTATGGTCCAAGCCAGATCGCAAACTCCTTATCA contains:
- the fabF gene encoding beta-ketoacyl-ACP synthase II, producing the protein MNRRVVITGIGAITPLGKTVEDTWKALQESKCGISNITHFDASNFPTRFAAEVHDFHLEDYVDNLDRFEYSGRNIRYAIGAATQAVKDSGILDEDFDPSTFGVYLGAGEGQQDFYQFMKLIAQAQNDGHVDLEKFTKAGLEQLNPLFELEQEPNMPAGHLASLFNAQGPNLNCLTACAASSQAIGEASELIRRGDVDIMLSGGAHSMIHPFGVTGFSLLTALSTHNEDPSKASRPFDRNRDGFVLGEGAGMMILEDLERAQKRGAKIYGELVGYGSSADAYRVTDIHPEGRGAIKCIKMAMSHAQLNPEDIHYINAHGTSTAVNDKVETRAIKGALGDTAYKVPVSSIKSMMGHLIAAAGSVEAITCLMAIRDNVVPPTINYETPDPDCDLDYIPNEARQQNVTSALSNSFGFGGQNISLIFSEFNG
- a CDS encoding alpha/beta hydrolase; the protein is MNWLFWCLLILIGIELIIQYCIIRAAYPVLYAPLPDRFQLAGTLNTLPDKDSGIQIESVSFPSVDGLTLRGLLALPAQSPPRGVILFCHPFRLSGQIGLYQCRGLLDAGFAVFTFDFRNHGKSDQDPNYNSVHWLSEHELNDTRAAIRYLRQHAELKELPLGLLGMCRGAAAALSVATRKPEIQYIACEGAFINESLFLDHAIRWGERFLPRLFIQLVPTWEVTRAFRIMVWFTQRRQGCRFVNLKPLLRNLENRKLLFFVGEKDQSVVPCMSEQIIGRIHHSETSLCSLPGAVHNAGRFAQQELYDQRLVEFFSQMVETQEKTASDAADPDVKSESALVSHQ